One genomic region from Biomphalaria glabrata chromosome 7, xgBioGlab47.1, whole genome shotgun sequence encodes:
- the LOC129927331 gene encoding uncharacterized protein LOC129927331, translated as MKTPTSSHLETFISNEDQELNAIKSLCYFCGRRRHSRTECPARNALCHQCGKKGHFQTVCKSSKTTANKADSKISLTSVITPCTLSSTHFSGLTQSTAQVNVNGLLLQALIDTGSCESYISEAIVKRNKWPVRPSTNRIFMATTHLSEKTLGHTFADVQYKGEHYKKVKLSLLAGLCSDVILGVDFISLHKELTIPYGGKRNPLYICGLKAARVETPSLFSNLTSDCRPVATKSRKHSIGDNKFIESEVRNLLSDKIIEPSKSPWRAQVLVTTNERHKRRMVIDYSQTINRFTLLDAYPMPRVDELVERISNYSVFSTLDLKSAYHQIPIKTEERPFTAFKACGKLYQFCRIPFGVTNGVACFQRTINLIIENEKLQDTFAYVDNVTVCGHDQESHDENMQRFLDASRKYGITFNEDKSTIATDKVCLLGYEISKGLLKPDPERFQALRNLPPPHDMRSQKRIVGMLAYYSQWIPNFSNKINVLANNTSFPLSETVKTALNELKQELEKAAIFTIDYTRPLTVETDASDVAIAATLNQDGRPVAFFSRTLSKSERRHSAIEKEAYAIVESLRKWHHYLVGNRFTLVTDQRSVAFMYDKQSKGKIKNEKIQRWRLELSCFHYDVLYRPGKHNVAADTFSRNGCVSAMSRNELKLLHDSLCHPGVTRLWHLVRAKNLPFSCEDVRLVVNQCRICAEVKPRYFSNSNGTLIKAMQPFQRLSMDFKGPLPSTSRNTYLLTIVDEFSRFPFAYACSDMSASTVIRCLDNLFGLFGMPDYVHSDRGTSFMSREVQEFLHERGVATSRTTPYNPRGNSQVERLNGSLWKAITLALKTQGLPVSKWEQVLNQALHSLRSLLCTATNETPHERIFKFYRRSTFGKSLPTWLAQPGKVLLKKGVRASKYDDGTIAVDLITCNPQYAIVRLPDGREETVSLRHLAPVPREGESEVYQHMEHEDFEPETNPITQMQVPTDHVTIEPMAAPNTYVQQGENGHQEEVNAGAESPVREPPMSPTPSDGSIGPGRYNLRPRTSRPNYKV; from the coding sequence ATGAAaacaccaactagctcccatctAGAAACATTCATTTCTAACGAAGACCAggaattaaatgccattaagtCGTTATGCTACTTTTGTGGTAGGAGGAGACACTCTAGAACTGAATGCCCTGCTCGAAATGCATTATGTCATCAGTGCGGTAAAAAGGGACACTTCCAAACTGTTtgtaaatcaagtaaaacaacagcCAACAAAGCTGACAGCAAAATATCACTGACCAGTGTGATAACTCCATGTACCTTGTCATCAACGCATTTCTCTGGGCTTACACAGTCTACGGCACAAGTGAACGTCAACGGGTTGCTGTTGCAAGCTCTCATAGACACTGgcagctgtgaaagctacatatcagaagccatcgtcaagagaaataaatggccAGTACGTCCGTCTACAAACAGAATATTCATGGCCACTACACATCTTTCTGAAAAGACATTAGGACATACATTTGCCGATGTCCAGTACAAGGGAGAACACTACAAAAAGGTCAAACTTTCTCTACTTGCTGGATTGTGCTCGGATGTAATCCTTGGTGTAGACTTTATAAGTCTTCATAAGGAATTGACCATACCGTACGGAGGAAAACGCAATCCTCTATACATCTGTGGTCTTAAAGCAGCACGAGTCGAAACACCGAGCCTATTCAGTAATCTAACTTCTGACTGCAGACCAGTGGCTACTAAGTCCCGAAAGCACTCAATAGgtgataacaaatttattgagtcTGAAGTTAGAAACCTTCTCTCGGACAAAATCATTGAACCTTCAAAGTCTCCCTGGAGAGCACAGGTGCTTGTGACAACAAACGAGAGACATAAAAGAAGGATGGTCATTGATTACAGTCAAACAATAAATCGTTTCACCTTACTGGATGCATACCCAATGCCCCGAGTCGATGAACTGGTAGAACGGATATCCAACTATTCCGTTTTTAGTACTCTAGACCTCAAAAGTGCCTACCATCAAATACCAATCAAGACTGAGGAAAGACCGTTTACTGCATTTAAGGCATGTGGCAAACTCTACCAGTTCTGTCGCATCCCTTTCGGTGTTACCAACGGAGTTGCATGCTTCCAGAGaacaataaatttaattattgagaatgaaaagttgcAGGACACCTTTGCATACGTGGACAATGTAACGGTATGTGGTCATGATCAAGAGTCGCACGATGAGAATATGCAAAGATTTCTAGATGCTTCTAGAAAGTATGGGATCACATTTAATGAAGACAAAAGTACGATAGCCACTGACAAAGTTTGCCTATTGGGATACGAAATTTCTAAAGGCCTTCTCAAGCCAGACCCTGAAAGATTCCAGGCTTTAAGAAACCTTCCTCCCCCTCATGATATGCGCTCACAAAAACGGATAGTGGGCATGTTGGCGTACTACTCACAGTGGATCCcaaatttttctaacaaaataaatgttttggcaaATAACACGTCGTTCCCTCTTTCAGAAACAGTAAAGACAGCCCTTAACGAATTAAAGCAGGAGCTGGAGAAAGCTGCCATCTTCACCATCGACTATACTCGACCTCTGACGGTTGAAACAGACGCTTCGGATGTTGCAATAGCTGCCACCCTCAACCAGGATGGCCGCCCCGTGgcgttcttttcaagaacactctcGAAAAGTGAAAGGCGGCACTCAGCTATAGAAAAAGAAGCTTATGCCATTGTAGAATCTTTAAGGAAATGGCACCACTACTTAGTAGGAAATCGCTTTACCCTTGTCACGGATCAACGCTCTGTGGCCTTCATGTATGACAAACAgagcaaagggaaaataaagaatgagaAAATTCAAAGGTGGAGACTGGAACTGAGCTGTTTCCACTACGATGTCTTGTATAGACCAGGCAAACACAATGTAGCGGCTGATACGTTTTCTAGAAACGGGTGTGTGTCAGCTATGAGTCGAAATGAATTGAAACTGCTCCATGACTCTCTGTGTCATCCGGGAGTAACAAGACTATGGCATTTAGTGCGAGCGAAAAACTTACCTTTCTCTTGTGAAGATGTTAGGCTGGTTGTCAACCAGTGCAGAATCTGTGCCGAAGTAAAACCCAGATATTTCAGTAATTCTAATGGAACTCTAATTAAGGCGATGCAACCTTTCCAGAGACTAAGTATGGACTTCAAAGGACCGCTCCCTTCTACATCTCGGAACACatacctgctaactatagttgACGAATTTTCAAGATTCCCGTTTGCATACGCCTGTTCTGATATGTCGGCTTCAACAGTAATCAGATGTCTAGATAATTTATTTGGACTATTCGGAATGCCTGACTATGTACACTCTGATAGAGGTACCTCATTCATGTCAAGAGAGGTGCAGGAATTTTTACACGAGAGAGGGGTGGCCACAAGCAGGACGACCCCTTATAATCCCAGAGGGAACTCTCAAGTAGAAAGGCTAAACGGGTCATTATGGAAAGCTATAACTCTGGCCTTAAAAACTCAAGGACTCCCGGTTTCCAAATGGGAGCAGGTGTTAAACCAAGCCCTGCACTCTCTTCGTTCTCTGCTCTGTACCGCTACAAACGAGACACCTCACGAGAGAATATTCAAGTTCTATCGCAGGTCCACCTTCGGCAAATCACTCCCGACATGGTTAGCTCAACCAGGAAAAGTGTTGTTAAAAAAGGGAGTCCGTGCATCAAAATATGACGATGGTACAATAGCTGTGGACTTAATTACATGCAACCCACAGTATGCCATTGTAAGACTTCCTgatggaagagaagaaacagtgtCATTGCGACATTTGGCCCCCGTTCCAAGAGAGGGAGAATCAGAGGTGTATCAACATATGGAACATGAAGACTTTGAGCCGGAGACAAACCCTATAACACAGATGCAGGTGCCTACTGACCATGTGACTATAGAACCAATGGCTGCTCCTAACACATATGTACAACAAGGGGAAAATGGAcatcaagaagaagtaaatgCAGGGGCTGAGTCTCCTGTTAGAGAGCCGCCGATGTCACCAACTCCAAGCGACGGCAGTattggtcctggtagatataacctaagaccaagaacaagcagacctaattataaggtctaa